A part of Leptospira yasudae genomic DNA contains:
- a CDS encoding 4'-phosphopantetheinyl transferase family protein: MANLLLYTFVPIDLEKAYLDVGSNCKWYLREFQNKLRWTVDQHNYSLIGRILLNIGFQKYELTRNREYQVQFSEFGRPFVDGRVDFNISHSQGIVGCAFSDAGRVGFDVEKIVKINSEDFLDFFSNSEIKKIQSSASPNLTFMQFWTKKEAILKLVGSGVNDLADLRNVNLSDKLVVWRGKNINLSKIELDPSYSAYAAAENSQSFVIKEISIREMLWLINT; this comes from the coding sequence TTGGCAAACTTGTTATTATATACTTTCGTTCCGATTGATTTAGAAAAAGCATATTTGGATGTGGGTTCTAATTGCAAATGGTATTTAAGAGAATTTCAGAATAAACTGAGATGGACGGTCGACCAACATAATTATAGTCTGATAGGAAGGATTCTGCTAAATATCGGGTTTCAAAAGTATGAACTAACAAGAAACAGAGAATATCAGGTTCAATTTAGTGAGTTCGGAAGACCTTTTGTCGATGGACGCGTTGATTTTAATATATCTCATTCGCAGGGGATCGTTGGGTGTGCTTTCTCAGACGCAGGGAGAGTAGGTTTTGATGTTGAAAAAATCGTTAAAATTAATAGCGAAGATTTTCTTGATTTTTTTAGTAATTCAGAAATTAAAAAGATTCAAAGTAGCGCAAGTCCAAATCTTACTTTTATGCAGTTTTGGACTAAGAAAGAAGCTATTCTCAAACTTGTAGGGTCAGGTGTTAATGACCTGGCTGATTTAAGAAATGTTAATCTTAGCGATAAGTTAGTTGTTTGGAGAGGTAAAAATATCAATTTATCAAAAATTGAATTAGATCCCTCCTATTCGGCGTACGCCGCGGCCGAGAATAGCCAATCATTCGTTATCAAAGAAATTTCGATTCGAGAAATGTTGTGGTTAATAAATACTTAA
- a CDS encoding SDR family oxidoreductase, with translation MKNKIESMDRKVVLITGCSSGFGYLTAIFLASKGFKVFAGVRNEKKAARLIEDERYLKNNLRIVYFDVSNENSIAKALQEIAKETERIDILINNAGYGVGGTFEDLSSEEIFAQFQTNFFGVQSVTRAFLPLIKKSSDPRIINISSIAAYCGVPFLGAYLSSKWALEGFSESLRHELAYFGIKVLLLQPGIFPTAIFYENAKYADKFGTDESKYKGVSESVRDKFLNVIPLINNDSRKVPRIIHKLIIRKNPSFRTIIGLDAKIVSVMRRFLPYSLFEFFERKFFYSSFAR, from the coding sequence ATGAAAAATAAAATCGAATCGATGGATAGGAAAGTTGTTTTAATCACAGGTTGCTCAAGTGGTTTCGGTTATTTGACAGCCATTTTTCTTGCCTCAAAAGGATTCAAGGTTTTTGCGGGTGTACGAAACGAGAAAAAAGCCGCTCGTCTAATTGAAGATGAACGCTACTTGAAAAATAATCTTAGAATTGTTTATTTCGATGTGAGCAACGAAAATTCTATAGCGAAAGCATTACAAGAAATCGCGAAAGAAACGGAGCGAATCGACATACTAATCAATAATGCTGGTTACGGAGTCGGAGGAACTTTCGAGGATCTTTCTTCGGAGGAAATTTTTGCACAATTCCAGACTAATTTTTTTGGCGTGCAAAGCGTTACCCGTGCGTTTTTGCCGCTGATTAAGAAATCGTCAGATCCTCGTATTATTAATATTTCCAGTATAGCCGCTTATTGCGGAGTTCCATTTTTAGGGGCATACCTCAGTAGCAAATGGGCATTAGAAGGGTTTTCAGAATCGTTACGTCATGAACTTGCTTATTTCGGAATAAAAGTATTGCTTCTGCAACCTGGAATATTTCCAACAGCAATCTTTTACGAAAATGCGAAATACGCCGATAAATTTGGAACGGATGAAAGTAAATATAAAGGCGTTTCTGAATCTGTTAGAGATAAATTCCTAAATGTAATTCCATTAATAAACAATGATTCTAGAAAAGTTCCGAGAATTATCCACAAATTGATAATTCGAAAGAATCCATCGTTTAGGACGATTATTGGTTTAGATGCGAAAATTGTCTCTGTGATGCGCAGATTTCTGCCGTACAGTTTGTTCGAATTTTTTGAACGTAAATTTTTTTATTCATCGTTCGCGAGGTAG
- a CDS encoding MBL fold metallo-hydrolase, translated as MLTNYKQLSLQFQFEPLINQWYAWPYLISPISCAVFFVEYYSKVMHSFISNPKIHIQASKNPEMIGGPFINYDETMVDKIKALHDETFARNVEYSIVRNDLKSLNEMLSEEANGYSLENLYQRLGESLRGKIELHYDLSNSPSYRFFERFFYTSKFNKVQNQSSVLSLKSSARRSFVLSTPRFPDENEIHVLKPFANKAYDKLFMMHSEPANPESVFEELELGKEYRKSFMEMFVTFEKTNKKTEKTILRYFGHACVCIETPESSILIDPFIVNPNSQDPDLLQFSFRDLPEKIDAVVLTHNHQDHVVIETLLQIRYKTGLVIVPRANGTLIDPSLKYILHALGFENVYEIDDMESVQVGDIMVTGVPFLGEHGDLNVRCKIAPLISIGERKIMFAADSNNIDETLYYNIQSELGNIDDLFIGMECSGAPFTWQYGPLLAFLPDRKMEQSRRLSGSNHKKALEIVKTLGIQRAYVYAMGLEPWFSHVMATNYSELSEPIKESKAFIENCKNSGIHAEMLFGGKEFFL; from the coding sequence ATGTTAACTAATTATAAGCAGCTTAGCTTGCAGTTTCAGTTTGAACCGTTAATAAATCAATGGTATGCTTGGCCTTATTTGATTTCCCCGATATCGTGTGCAGTTTTTTTTGTAGAATATTATTCTAAGGTTATGCACTCTTTTATTTCTAACCCAAAGATCCATATTCAGGCTTCTAAAAATCCAGAAATGATTGGGGGGCCTTTTATAAATTACGACGAAACGATGGTGGATAAAATTAAAGCACTTCATGATGAGACTTTCGCTCGCAATGTAGAATATAGTATCGTTCGAAATGATCTTAAATCTTTAAATGAAATGTTATCTGAAGAGGCGAATGGATATTCTTTGGAAAATCTATATCAGAGGCTTGGAGAATCGCTTAGGGGGAAAATTGAGTTGCACTATGATCTTTCAAATTCTCCTTCCTATCGTTTTTTCGAAAGATTCTTTTATACAAGTAAATTCAATAAGGTTCAAAATCAATCGTCAGTTTTATCGTTAAAGTCATCTGCTCGCCGATCATTTGTTCTAAGCACACCAAGATTTCCCGATGAAAATGAAATACACGTGCTTAAGCCGTTTGCGAATAAGGCATACGATAAGTTATTTATGATGCATAGTGAGCCTGCAAACCCCGAGTCGGTATTTGAAGAGTTGGAACTTGGAAAGGAATATAGAAAGTCCTTTATGGAAATGTTCGTCACTTTCGAAAAGACTAATAAAAAAACTGAGAAAACGATTCTACGTTATTTCGGACATGCATGTGTTTGTATAGAAACTCCTGAATCCTCTATCCTCATCGATCCATTTATAGTGAATCCAAATTCTCAAGACCCTGATTTACTGCAGTTTTCCTTTCGAGATTTACCTGAAAAAATAGACGCGGTGGTTCTCACCCATAATCATCAAGATCATGTTGTAATAGAAACCCTACTTCAGATTCGTTATAAAACAGGATTAGTTATCGTTCCGAGAGCGAATGGTACTTTGATTGATCCTTCACTGAAATATATACTTCATGCGCTGGGCTTTGAAAATGTGTATGAAATTGATGATATGGAATCCGTTCAGGTTGGAGATATTATGGTAACTGGAGTTCCGTTTTTGGGTGAGCATGGAGATTTGAACGTAAGATGTAAAATAGCCCCTCTCATTTCGATTGGTGAGAGGAAGATTATGTTCGCAGCTGATTCAAATAATATAGATGAAACATTATATTATAATATTCAAAGTGAATTAGGAAATATTGATGATTTATTTATAGGAATGGAATGCAGCGGAGCACCGTTCACTTGGCAATATGGTCCTTTGCTTGCTTTTCTTCCGGATAGAAAGATGGAACAGTCAAGAAGATTGTCCGGTTCGAATCATAAAAAAGCACTTGAAATCGTAAAAACTCTTGGCATTCAGAGGGCATATGTATATGCAATGGGGCTTGAGCCTTGGTTTAGTCACGTGATGGCTACAAACTATAGTGAATTATCTGAACCGATAAAAGAATCGAAAGCTTTTATCGAAAATTGCAAAAATTCGGGAATTCATGCGGAGATGCTTTTCGGAGGAAAGGAATTTTTTTTATGA